One Numida meleagris isolate 19003 breed g44 Domestic line chromosome 6, NumMel1.0, whole genome shotgun sequence genomic region harbors:
- the ZBTB42 gene encoding zinc finger and BTB domain-containing protein 42: MEFPDHSRQLLQCLSQQRHQGFLCDCTVLVGEAQFRAHRAVLASCSMYFHLFYRDQLDKRDIVHLNSDIVTAPAFSLLLEFMYEGKLEFHSLPVEDVLAAASYLHMYDIVKVCKGKLKDKESGSEEKPGDEAAALDKAERFLDEFELGSKAKSEYERAVGKEKVGSHPAWPCGPPSLSPAEAEPCAAAAGKTKANVNSCVGPLSQRSASRPLVSSEADCALDLSFKPVLGRDSLQPSYAFGQLASDSQQQGTEPLVKDEQESLSEREDGEAGSPESQHFGNSAKSLVTGLGHMFAGNGSSHAREEDLDQEREESEDDMDPTDISAGVLVPPGHICICPLCSKVFPSPHVLQLHLSSHFRDKDGARSRLSPDGAVPTCTLCGKTFSCMYTLKRHERTHSGEKPYTCGQCGKSFQYSHNLSRHAVVHTREKPHGCKWCERRFTQSGDLYRHIRKFHCGLVKSLVV, from the coding sequence ATGGAGTTTCCAGACCATAGCCGCCAGTTGCTGCAGTGTCTGAGTCAGCAGCGTCACCAGGGCTTCCTGTGTGACTGTACTGTGTTGGTTGGAGAAGCTCAGTTCCGAGCGCACAGAGCCGTCCTCGCCTCTTGCAGCATGTACTTCCATCTTTTCTACAGGGACCAGTTAGACAAAAGGGATATTGTGCATCTGAACAGTGACATTGTCACGGCCCCTGCCTTCAGCCTGCTGCTTGAATTCATGTACGAGGGGAAGCTGGAGTTCCACAGCCTCCCGGTGGAAGATGTGCTGGCCGCCGCCAGCTACCTCCACATGTATGACATTGTGAAAGTCTGCAAGGGCAAGTTGAAAGATAAAGAATCGGGCTCGGAGGAGAAGCCGGGTGACGAGGCGGCCGCGCTGGACAAAGCGGAGCGTTTCCTCGATGAGTTTGAGCTGGGGAGCAAAGCGAAATCGGAATACGAGCGAGCCGTGGGCAAGGAGAAGGTGGGCTCCCACCCCGCCTGGCCCTGCGGCCCCCCCAGCCTCAGCCCGGCCGAGGCAGAGCCCTGCGCGGCGgcagctggaaaaacaaaggcGAATGTCAATAGTTGTGTGGGACCTTTGTCCCAGAGGTCCGCCAGCCGTCCCCTGGTGTCGAGCGAGGCCGACTGTGCGCTGGATTTGTCTTTCAAGCCCGTGCTGGGGAGAGATTCCTTGCAGCCCTCCTATGCCTTCGGACAGCTGGCTTCcgacagccagcagcagggcaccGAGCCGCTGGTGAAGGATGAACAAGAGTCGCTGTCAGAGCGGGAGGACGGCGAAGCCGGCAGTCCGGAGAGTCAGCATTTTGGGAACTCGGCCAAGAGCCTGGTGACAGGGTTAGGACACATGTTCGCGGGGAATGGCAGCTCTCACGCCCGGGAGGAGGACCTAGACCAAGAGCGAGAGGAGAGCGAGGACGACATGGACCCCACGGACATCTCGGCGGGCGTGCTGGTGCCCCCGGGGCACATCTGCATCTGCCCGCTGTGCAGCAAGGTGTTCCCCAGCCCGCACGTCCTGCAGCTGCACCTCAGCTCCCACTTCCGCGACAAGGACGGCGCGCGGAGCCGCCTCTCCCCCGACGGCGCGGTGCCCACCTGCACCCTCTGCGGGAAGACTTTTTCCTGCATGTACACCCTCAAGCGGCATGAGCGGACGCACTCGGGCGAGAAGCCCTACACCTGCGGGCAGTGCGGGAAGAGCTTCCAGTACTCGCACAACCTCAGCCGCCACGCGGTCGTGCACACCCGCGAGAAGCCCCACGGCTGCAAGTGGTGCGAGAGACGCTTCACGCAGTCGGGGGATCTGTACAGACACATCCGCAAGTTCCATTGTGGCCTTGTCAAGTCTTTGGTTGTTTGA